The window tatctttcccctgccacctctctttctttctctctttctttttctctctcatacacaaatCAAATGTATACACACAGAGGCCAAAATGAGTTTAAAAATACACATATTTTTAGTACCGCTTttgaaaaaaagaagtaaaataatatataatgctTACCAAAGAAACTCTAATAAGCACAAAGGCACTCCAGCATTCTAAATGCTCAGGTTTTCCATATGACTGAACATTGACAAGTCTAGTCTTTACACTGTCTTTTGTACTTATCAGTTCTGCTGCCCTACTGAAGCCCAGGTTAGTTTATTGCTCACTAAATCTCTTTTTCTCAATTATGAAAGATCTGTAGAACAAGTCTCAAGCACATGCTGTATCCACTGGTTGCCCATCCTTGATCAGAGCAATATTCCTTTTCCCCACCCCAGGCTGCAGAAAACTGGATTAAAAATGTCTAAGCCAGAAAGGAAGGCAAATATCGGTTTGTGTGCACAAAGGTCTTGTAATGCAACATGTCATACAAAATAACATTTGCTCTAGATATCCAGTAATGATGAGGGAATTTAGATAATATAATCACAATAATTTCTTCAACATACTTAAATCACCCAAAAAGTCCCAATTGACTCATTGACTGATCTAACTGGGCATACTGATGATAGTCATCAAAAGCCCTTTATTtcctaaggttttttttttttttttaaacacatattatttacattatatattatatattacattacattacattacactacactacactacactacactacactacactacactacattaTATTATACACTTCTGCCTCATGGCCAGCATAtctaggaagaggaggagaagaaggggggaggggagggaagagaggagaggagaggagggaaaagggtaaaagaaaagaaaagaaaaaataaaggaagtggaggggaaggggggaaagggaaggaaaggaggaaaggaaaagaaaggaaaggaaagggcgaagggatgggatgggaaggcaaaagggaagggaaaggaagaaggagataGATTTGTGTTGCTTattagagagggagagggagaggaagagagagagaaaagagcagTATAGGGCTGTCCCCAGTACACCTGGGATCACTGATCCGGTAACGGAAACGGTGATGTGTGTGCATCTGTGCATCCCCGCCATGCTCCCATACACCCccgtgcaagaatttgcttccgtgcatgtactgaagcaaagaaatcagtgaaaattgccaaaatctcacacgtgtgAACATCCTCACGTGAGAATTTGGCAATTTTCtgctatttttttgcttcagcgcatgcgcggaagcaaattcTCGCATGGGGGTGCATGTGCCCGCTGCTGCCCATGCACACATGCGCGCCGGCCTTCTGGACCGATCCAGTAGGGTAAGATAAATGCGGTAAGATAAATGAGCAATCTTTGGAAGATCTGTAGAATAAAGTAACAAAAATAAGGTAACAAAAAGTGTAGTCTGGGGCTCCAGCGGTGGAAAGGAAGTCAAGAGATTTCTGAGGCATATTTGTGGCGTAATAAGGGCAAGGGAAGAAAAGCTTGAGGAAGGGGAAGGCCAGAACATACATTCCTGATAGAGCTTAAAACATCTCTTCTTTATGTAAAACTATTTAAGAATGTTCAGTGTTCAattgtttaagtgaattttataTTTAGTGGATGTGAcattgcttttttttccttttctctctagaCTATTCATCTCTGGCTCGCAAGCcgattgatttctttttttatttcactGGCTTTGAAAGAGATTATAGCAATGGCATTTTATAAAACATTGCCTTGTGATGTGAATAATACTTCCAAAATGTACATGCAAGTTGACTGCACCGACCGTAAACTCACAGAGTTTCCACAACACATTCCTGACAATGTTACCAACCTGACACTTGCTGTTAATCACATTCCAATGATTTCCAAAAGTCATTTTAAGAACTTGAAAAAGCTTGTAGAAATTGATTTCAAATGTAATTGTTTGCCAGTCAGGGTGGGACCTAAAGATCACATTTGCACTCAGAGTCTGAAAATCCAAGCTCATGCTTTCTCCAATCTCTTCAGCTTAAAATCACTCTATTTAGATGGCAACCAGCTCTCAGCAATCCCCCAGCACCTCCCACCTAACCTCCGTCTTCTGAGTCTTGAAgctaattccattttttccatcaAGAAAGAAAATTTGTCAGGACTTAAAAACTTAGAAATACTCTATCTAGGACAGAACTGTTATTATCGCAACCCCTGCAATATATATTTTGACATTGAAGAAGCAGCCTTTGACCCTCTCAGCAGTTTGAAAGTGTTGTCTTTGAAAGCCAACAACTTATCAAAGGTCCCACAAAGATTACCATCAAACTTAAGAGAACTCTATCTTTATAATAATGCAATTCGAAACATCACTAAGCATGATCTGACCTCTCTGAATAATTTGGAAGTACTTGATTTAAGTGGAAACTGCCCTCGTTGTCACAACGCACGGTATCATTGTATTGAATGTGGAGGAAGCATTTTTATCAATCCCAGAGCCTTTGACTCCTTAAAGCATTTAAAGGTGCTGAGGCTGCACAGTACCTCCCTTCAACAAGTGGACTGCCGTTGGTTTAAAAATACTAGGAACCTTGAAGTGCTTGATCTTTCACAAAATTATTTGGCTAGAGAAATTCAGCATGCCCATTTTCTAAATTTTCTTCCTAACCTTGTGGAACTTGACTTATCTTTCAATTATGAACTGGGAGCATACCCAATAAGTTTTCATCTCCCCCAAACATTTTCCACCCTGTCCAATCTGCAGTCCTTAAGAATAAGAGGATTTGTTTTCAAGGAATTAAAAAAAGACACTATACAGAGCTTAATTCCTCTTAAAAAACTTAATGTCCTGGATTTCGGAACCAATTTTATCAGGAATGTTAACATATCTATGTTTAAAGAATTCCAGAATCTTAGAACAATAattctttcttttaataaaatatctcTTTTTTCAGATGAGCCAAATAGCAGGCTTTACTCTATTCTCAACTCATCAGAAGTTCACCATAATGGCAATGTATTGAAAGATACGCAGTATTTCAGATATGATGAATATAGTCGAAGTTGCAAATCTAAAGATACAGAGGATATTCATTCTTTGACTTTTGTTGATGAGACTGCATGCAGCAACTATGGTAAAACACTTGATTTAAGCAGaaacaatattttctttattaaatctTCTGATTTCCAGACACTTTCAGACATTAAATGCCTCAACATCTCCAACAATGCTATGAGCCAAGCTTTGCAAGGAACTGATTTTGCTCATCTATCCAGTTTGAAATATTTGGATTTATCTAAAAATCGGATTGATTTGCTACATTTAAATGCTTTTGAACAGCTGAAAGAACTTGAAGTTTTAAATCTTAGTGATAATAGCTATTATTTTAAGGCAGAAGGAGTCACACATATGTTGAACTTTACCAAATACCTGGTTAATCTGAAAATACTGATTATGAATGGCAATGAGATTTCTGATTCCACTGATAAAGGAATGGCAAGTGATTCCATCCAAACATTAGAATTTAGACGGAATCGCTTAGATATTTTATGGAAGGATGGAACTAATGAATACTTGGCATTCTTCAAGAATTTGATCGCCCTGGAAAGACTTGACATTTCTGAGAATTTTCTGATTTCATTACCTCGTGATGTATTCTACAATCTGCCTCCAAAACTCAAAGAGTTAAAGGTGGCCAATAATCTATTGAAGAGTTTTAGCTGGATGTGTCTTTCAGCACTAAAGAATTTGGAAATCTTGGATCTTAGCAACAATCAGCTGACCACAGTCCCACTTGAACTGTCCAACTGTACTAAGACACTTCATACATTCAAACTGCAAAACAACAAGATTAGAAAGCTGACAAATAATTTTCTCAAAGATGCTTTCTTCCTGAGGCATTTAGATCTTAGTTTTAACAAGATCAAAACGATCAGGAGCTCCAGCTTCCCCAAAAATGTTATTAACAATCTAACAACATTACACTTAAATGATAATTCTTTCCAGTGTAATTGTGATATTGTGTGGCTTGTCTACTGGAtcaatgagacaaatgtaaaaaTCCCTCTCTTAGCAACAGATGTGACTTGCGCAGGGCCAAGTGTatggaaagataaaagtttgatTTTATTAGATTGGCATACTTGTGAATTGGACTACTCTCAGATATTCTATTTATCATCAGCTTCATGCATCATATTTTTCATGATACTTGCAGTTATAAGCCACCTATATTTTTGGGATGTCTGGTATATTTATCATTTCTGCACTGCCAAATTAAAGGGATATAAACGTCTTTTTTCATCTGGAGTTAAATATGATGCTTTTGTGGCTTACGATAATAAAGATGCAGATGTGACAGAATGGGTCCTGAAAGAACTAATTGATAAACTAGaagatcaaaaagaaaaaaaattcaatatatgTGTAGAAGAAAGAGACTGGATACCAGGACACCCACTCATGGAAAACCTTAATGACAGCATACAAATGAGTAGAAAAACAATATTTGTGCTGACAAACAGCTACATTGCAAGTGGCAACTTCAGAACAGCTTTTTATATGGCACATCAACGTCTTGTGGATGAAAAAGTAGATGTAATTATCCTGATAATTCTTGAGAAGCTTCTGCAAATGTCAAAGTGTCTCCGTCTCCGAAAGAACTTGTGTAGTAGATCTTATCTTGAATGGCCAACCAATCCTCAATCTCAGGCTTATTTCTGGCATTGTCTTAGAAACTCTCTTGCAGCAAATAATGAGTTCAGGTATAACAAGCTTTTCAAAGAAATGGTCTAATGATCAGTTGCATTCTTAGAAAATGTTTTGGAAATCATAGCAGATGTATGGGATGAGGCTACATCTCAATCAAAATATAGCTCATCTCAATcaaaaatacagctcatctgtatatcggacataaatacattagaaagtgtacagagatactttactagaagacccCTCCACTTCTCTACTCACCTTACGcagccagacttgaaatcctgggattagaaagcttagaacaatgTCACCTTCAGCATGTcctaagcatagttcataaaattatctgctacaatatcctttctgtcaacgactacttcagcttcaaccacagcaatacacgagcagacaacagatacaaactcaaagtgaaccatcccaagttgactgtagaaaatacaactttagcaatagagtggttaatgcctggaactcacttcctgactctggtttcatcacgaaacccccaaaactttagctttagactgtccactgttgacctcacccgactcctaagaggtcaataaggggtgtgcataagtgcaccagtgtgcctacggtccctgtctaatgttccctcttatcaatacccatcttatgtatataaacaatgttaggTTATATGTATAATCTCTATATTGGGGAGGTTTTAATGCAAGCAGACAGACAAACTTTTGGTTATCTGAGAAAAAGTGCCCGGAGGTTCAGTTCCATAACTCAAattttcatttaataactgttggaAGCTTATGCTGATTTTTATGAATTCCCCCCAATTTAAgcaggaaaagtgaaatagaaCAGATTCCAGTTAGATTTTTTTACAGCAAGCATTTATGAGTTTTCCTATGTAAGCATGTTTTCTTTCCTATATTTGGTacaatttgaaagaaaaaataaaaatcaatataatCTTTAGTATGAACTACAATTACTGCATAAGTAAAAATCAGATGTTTTAAATTggctcactatttatttatttatattgtatatggGGTGGAAAAACTTTAAAttacataacaatacaataaaaatatgagAATGGTAACACAATGGGGATGTGCAAATAATTTGGAATGCAttcagaaatggaaggaagggggaTGAAAGAAAATTGGTGAACTAAATGCTTTTTGTATaatgctttttctttttaaaaaaatctttcataATAATATCAAATTCCAAAAAGGAAGGAATTTAAACTCGTACAAAATATTATCAGTGACTAATGAATTTATGCTGTAATCTGAAAGCATCTATGTGTGAAGCCAGTTTGGTATAATGATTAAGGCATCAACTAGAAACTGAGAGATCTttaattctagtcctgcctcggGCACCACGCCAAGGACAGTCACTTCTCTTGTCCCTAGGAAAAAGTAGAATTGCCAATTACTTCTGAAAACAGATGCCAAGAAAAGTTCGGGCATTAGCTCACCCCTGGTTATATCCATCTGGGGCATTCTGCCAATCACCTCATTGTTGATGGAAGATTGGTGGTTCAATATAGATTGGAACCACCAATCAACGCTGTAGAATCAGGGTCTTCTCAGTGATGAGAGTTGCACCATCTGAGTCCAGTTGAGGGGAGCTCCCTGAAGGCTGAGGTCTATACATGGATCTGAGGGCTTCATAGAATTGTTTAAAATTGTTTCTATCAGCAAACCTCTAAATTTCATCTGCTTTGGTACTCAACCAGGAGTTCTACATCTTGCAAAGCTTGTTCTATATGATACTGCAAGTGTTGTGGAAGTCATTTTTTTTAAGCTGTTGATGACAGGTTATTCAGACAAGCATGATGAAGGTGGTGCTTTTCAGCAAGTAGGGTGTTGATCTCTTCATCACTTTGGTCAAACCAATCCTGCTGTTTCCTGTATGAGGGTCCTAGAACCTTTAGTGCAGAAGAGTGCACAATGTTCCAAAAGTGTTCTAGTCCTTCTCAGCAGCTCTGAGAGTTGGTTGTCAAGATCTTCTGCTAATGAAGCTGCTGTGTTGGGGTTCCTTAGTTTACTGACATTGATCCTTTTCATCGCAACTTTGTTTCTCTGTGGACGTCTCTTTGGCTTGATGTGAAAGCTTAATATGGAGATGATGAGTCTATGGTCAGTCCAACAGCAGTCAGTGCTCAGCATGGCCTTGGTCACTCTTACATCCTCTCTGTCTTTCCTCCTCACAATGATGTAATCAATGAGATGCCAGTGCTTGGAGCATGGGTACATCCAGGAGGTCTTTTTGTGAGTGGACAGGTGGAAGATGGTATTGATGATGATCAGATCATGAGCTGCATATATCTTCAGTGGTAATAGGCTATTGCTGCTACATTTGCCAATTCAATTTTTTCCAATGATGCCATCCCAGGCAGTGATTGGATCCTACTCTCGCGTTAGAATTACTGAGTAGAATCAGTTTGTTGGTGTGCTTCACATATGAAA of the Erythrolamprus reginae isolate rEryReg1 chromosome 4, rEryReg1.hap1, whole genome shotgun sequence genome contains:
- the LOC139166718 gene encoding toll-like receptor 7, which translates into the protein MLKVSLNVHRMSFAFHQTIHLWLASRLISFFISLALKEIIAMAFYKTLPCDVNNTSKMYMQVDCTDRKLTEFPQHIPDNVTNLTLAVNHIPMISKSHFKNLKKLVEIDFKCNCLPVRVGPKDHICTQSLKIQAHAFSNLFSLKSLYLDGNQLSAIPQHLPPNLRLLSLEANSIFSIKKENLSGLKNLEILYLGQNCYYRNPCNIYFDIEEAAFDPLSSLKVLSLKANNLSKVPQRLPSNLRELYLYNNAIRNITKHDLTSLNNLEVLDLSGNCPRCHNARYHCIECGGSIFINPRAFDSLKHLKVLRLHSTSLQQVDCRWFKNTRNLEVLDLSQNYLAREIQHAHFLNFLPNLVELDLSFNYELGAYPISFHLPQTFSTLSNLQSLRIRGFVFKELKKDTIQSLIPLKKLNVLDFGTNFIRNVNISMFKEFQNLRTIILSFNKISLFSDEPNSRLYSILNSSEVHHNGNVLKDTQYFRYDEYSRSCKSKDTEDIHSLTFVDETACSNYGKTLDLSRNNIFFIKSSDFQTLSDIKCLNISNNAMSQALQGTDFAHLSSLKYLDLSKNRIDLLHLNAFEQLKELEVLNLSDNSYYFKAEGVTHMLNFTKYLVNLKILIMNGNEISDSTDKGMASDSIQTLEFRRNRLDILWKDGTNEYLAFFKNLIALERLDISENFLISLPRDVFYNLPPKLKELKVANNLLKSFSWMCLSALKNLEILDLSNNQLTTVPLELSNCTKTLHTFKLQNNKIRKLTNNFLKDAFFLRHLDLSFNKIKTIRSSSFPKNVINNLTTLHLNDNSFQCNCDIVWLVYWINETNVKIPLLATDVTCAGPSVWKDKSLILLDWHTCELDYSQIFYLSSASCIIFFMILAVISHLYFWDVWYIYHFCTAKLKGYKRLFSSGVKYDAFVAYDNKDADVTEWVLKELIDKLEDQKEKKFNICVEERDWIPGHPLMENLNDSIQMSRKTIFVLTNSYIASGNFRTAFYMAHQRLVDEKVDVIILIILEKLLQMSKCLRLRKNLCSRSYLEWPTNPQSQAYFWHCLRNSLAANNEFRYNKLFKEMV